One window of the Pan troglodytes isolate AG18354 chromosome 12, NHGRI_mPanTro3-v2.0_pri, whole genome shotgun sequence genome contains the following:
- the LOC134807918 gene encoding uncharacterized protein LOC134807918 translates to MGPAGPRISRGPCGQHCLLEPGMGEWRGPCCPRGLGTLPLPTPTPAAAGRSSLRSSGPSVTLSRDAVIHGGGGGGRGRDKHGSGEVLNSVLLSCLSLGTFSPLGSVLDFAGCENLLTSESSVEPRLGLWSVYFLQSDCSYLRWSLSVPLWGTSALISALTAAVQAAGKWGAPSGGRVAVSMLISSVTFKLSLEATAAAGHVRRALGCWGKISSAGSRDRAGGRRGTAPRPRLGTREGRAGALGPGARPSWDTREDGGGEKVGSAAGELGIMQVGKENLRPRPSAKSSLGIWHVMEGSGKYGLIF, encoded by the exons ATGGGCCCCGCCGGGCCGCGTATCTCTCGGGGACCCTGCGGCCAACACTGTCTTTTAGAGCCGGGGATGGGGGAGTGGAGGGGGCCCTGTTGCCCTAGAGGCCTCGGGACCCTTCCCTTGCCCACCCCCACTCCGGCCGCGGCGGGCAGGAGCAGTCTGCGGAGTTCTGGCCCATCTGTCACTCTGTCCCGGGACGCTGTGATCCACggcggtgggggagggggaagggggagggacaAGCATGGCTCGGGTGAAGTTTTAAACTCTGTTCTTCTCTCTTGCCTTTCTTTGGGGACATTCTCCCCTTTGGGATCTGTCCTGGACTTCGCAGGCTGCGAGAACTTGTTGACAAGTGAAAGCTCGGTAGAGCCCCGGCTTGGTTTGTGGTCTGTTTATTTTTTGCAAAGTGACTGTTCCTATTTGCGCTGGTCCTTATCGGTGCCCCTTTGGGGGACTTCGGCACTGATCAGCGCGCTGACAGCCGCCGTCCAGGCTGCGGGAAAATGGGGCGCGCCCTCCGGGGGGCGAGTGGCTGTGTCCATGCTAATTTCCTCCGTAACCTTTAAACTCTCGCTGGAAGCTACCGCCGCGGCTGGTCACGTGAGGCGAGCCCTGGGCTGCTGGGGAAAAATTTCCTCGGCTGGGAGCCGGGACCGGGCCGGCGGCCGGCGAGGGACTGCCCCGCGCCCGAGACTGGGAACCCGGGAGGGCAGGGCCGGAGCGCTGGGCCCCGGGGCGCGGCCCAGCTGGGACACCCGCGAAGACGGCGGCGGTGAAAAGGTCGGCTCCGCTGCCGGGGAGCTGGGGATTATGCAAGTGGGGAAAGAAAACCTCCGCCCTCGCCCTTCTGCCAAGTCAAGTCTGGGAATTT GGCATGTGATGGAAGGCAGTGGCAAATATGGCTTGATCTTCTGA